The following coding sequences lie in one Syngnathus scovelli strain Florida chromosome 1, RoL_Ssco_1.2, whole genome shotgun sequence genomic window:
- the kif1ca gene encoding kinesin-like protein KIF1C isoform X1 produces MAGASVKVAVRVRPFNARETGRNAKCVIQMQGNTTCIVNPKQPKEAAKNFTFDHSYWSHTTPDEPTFASQRQVYQDIGEEMLLHAFEGYNVCIFAYGQTGAGKSYTMMGKQETGQEGIIPQLCEDLFQRTGGNTDPDLTYSVEVSYMEIYCERVRDLLNPKSQETLRVREHPILGPYVEDLSKLAVTGFPDIHDLMVAGNKARTVAATNMNETSSRSHAVFTIVFSQRRRDLLTQLDTEKVSKISLVDLAGSERADSSGAKGTRLKEGANINKSLTTLGKVISALADMQSSKKRKSDFIPYRDSVLTWLLKENLGGNSRTAMIAALSPADINYEETLSTLRYADRAKQIRCNAIINEDPNAKLIRELKGEVERLRSLLFAQGLHELIHNQANNHDSSSGGVSSALTITAIGTVDPKDSASSGVFELSESADVNHLPDGEEEVATETISKEEAAERLLETEKIMAELNETWEEKLRKTESIRLEREALLAEMGVSIKEDGGTLGVFSPKGTPHLVNLNEDPLMSECLLYYIKEGFTRVGQQDVDIKLSGHFIKEIHCVFVSETNEQGEVVVTLEPLVGAETYVNGKQITEAVVLKQGNRIVMGKNHVFRFNHPEQARLERERSVTAEQQGEPEDWTYAQRELLEKQGIDIKLDMEKRLQDMETQYRKEKEEADLLLEQQRLYADSDSGDDSDKRSCEESWRLISSLREKLPANKVQSIVKRCGLPSSGKRREPQRVYQIPQRRRISKDPKRVTMEDLRLQAVKEICYEVALGDFRHSRQEIEALAIVKMKELCRMYAKKDANEKDSWKAVAQDVCDTVGIGEERSPPSEEGGAGGEAGEGGKAYDLKAHINKLTDILEEVKLQNNMKDEEIKALRDRMIKMESVIPVKVEGAASEQSEQVNSEEAEGPPPREDRVQRLMEEDPAFRRGRLRWLKQEQQRIVNLQQQNISKKLRGLNQGEPGQIVHLPGTGRFIPPQDCKLKFPFKSNPAHRYSWGPASAALQALGLGEGGLPGEGRGGAEGGGEDGTPVPPFQSPPPRIRSPSPQRAWQQRSHSNQRQPRYRRNSFDGSAHSNGNHDEQQQRGGAHQGRPRQRRGPSPGPGGHRGGGDVGFLYNQHPAPPPHHHHQHLHHPYYNPHNAPFPNFHPAPPPPAQILLGPPLTGWGFTTPPPRMRRQFSEPDLNNQQAPSDL; encoded by the exons ATGGCGGGTGCGTCGGTCAAGGTGGCGGTGCGCGTCCGCCCGTTCAACGCCAGAGAGACGGGCCGCAACGCCAAGTGTGTCATCCAGATGCAGGGCAACACTACct GCATCGTCAACCCCAAGCAGCCCAAAGAAGCGGCCAAGAACTTCACTTTTGACCACTCTTATTGGTCGCATACCACG CCCGATGAGCCGACCTTTGCGAGCCAGCGACAAGTGTACCAAGACATCGGCGAGGAGATGCTGCTGCACGCCTTCGAAG GTTACAACGTGTGCATTTTTGCGTACGGACAAACCGGGGCGGGGAAGAGCTACACCATGATGGGAAAGCAGGAGACGGGGCAGGAAGGCATCATTCCACAG CTGTGCGAGGACCTGTTCCAGAGGACGGGGGGCAACACGGATCCCGACCTGACCTATTCAGTGGAG GTGTCCTACATGGAGATCTACTGCGAGCGTGTTCGAGATCTGTTGAACCCAAAGTCCCAGGAGACCCTGCGGGTGAGGGAGCACCCCATCCTGGGACCCTACGTGGAGGATCTGTCCAAACTGGCCGTGACCGGATTCCCTGACATTCACGATCTGATGGTTGCCGGTAACAAAGCCAG AACGGTGGCGGCCACCAACATGAATGAGACGTCGTCGCGCTCTCACGCCGTCTTCACCATCGTCTTCAGCCAGCGGCGCCGAGATCTCCTGACCCAGCTGGACACGGAAAAG GTCAGCAAGATCAGTTTAGTTGATCTGGCGGGAAGTGAACGCGCTGACTCCTCAGGAGCCAAAGGAACCCGACTCAAG GAAGGAGCAAACATCAACAAATCTCTCACCACACTGGGAAAAGTCATCTCTGCTCTGGCCGACATG CAGAGCAGCAAGAAAAGGAAAAGCGACTTTATACCCTACAGAGACTCGGTGCTGACCTGGCTCCTCAAAGAGAACCTGG GCGGAAACTCTCGCACAGCTATGATCGCCGCTCTCAGTCCTGCCGACATTAACTACGAAGAAACCCTCAGCACTTTGAG GTACGCCGACCGAGCCAAGCAGATTCGCTGTAACGCCATCATCAACGAAGACCCCAACGCCAAACTGATTCGAGAgctgaaaggggaagtggaacgactGCGGAGCCTCCTCTTTGCTCAGGGCCTGCACGAGCTCATCCACAACCAGG cCAACAACCATGACTCCTCCTCAGGGGGCGTATCCTCAGCGCTGACTATCACGGCCATTGGGACGGTCGATCCCAAAGACTCCGCCTCTTCAGGTGTGTTTGAACTTAGTGAGTCGGCGGATGTCAATCATCTTCCGGATGGGGAAGAGGAGGTTGCCACGGAAACCATCAGTAAAGAGGAGGCAGCTGAGAGACTGCtg GAGACAGAGAAGATCATGGCTGAGCTCAACGAGACTTGGGAGGAGAAGTTAAGAAAAACGGAATCCATCCGTTTGGAGAG GGAGGCGCTCTTGGCCGAGATGGGCGTGTCCATTAAAGAAGATGGGGGGACTCTGGGTGTCTTCTCTCCTAAAGGG ACTCCACACCTTGTCAACCTGAACGAGGACCCTCTCATGTCCGAGTGCCTCCTTTACTACATTAAGGAAGGGTTCACCAG ggtAGGACAGCAGGACGTGGACATCAAGCTGTCTGGTCACTTCATCAAGGAGATccactgtgtgtttgtgagtgagACCAACGAACAAGGAGAAG TGGTGGTCACTCTGGAGCCGCTGGTGGGGGCGGAGACTTACGTCAATGGGAAGCAGATCACGGAGGCGGTAGTCCTCAAGCAAG GGAACCGCATCGTGATGGGCAAGAACCACGTGTTTCGCTTCAATCACCCGGAGCAGGCCCGGCTAGAGCGGGAGCGCAGTGTCACGGCCGAGCAGCAGGGGGAGCCAGAGGACTGGACTTACGCTCAGCGGGAGCTCTTGGAGAAACAAGGCATTGACATCAAACTGGACATGGAAAAGAG GCTTCAGGACATGGAGACGCAGTACCGCAAGGAAAAGGAGGAGGCCGACTTGCTGCTGGAGCAACAGCGGCTG TACGCAGACAGCGACAGCGGAGATGATTCCGACAAACGCTCGTGCGAGGAAAGCTGGAGGCTTATCTCCTCCCTCAGGGAAAAACTACCTGCCAACAAG GTGCAGTCCATCGTGAAACGTTGTGGTCTTCCCAGCAGCGGAAAGAGGAGAGAGCCTCAAAGAGTCTATCAGATTCCTCAGAGGAGGCGGATCAGCAAAGACCCCAAGCGCGTCACCATGGAAGATCTTCGCTTGCAAGCTGTCAAAGAGATCTGCTACGAG GTCGCGCTGGGAGACTTCCGACACTCGCGGCAGGAGATCGAGGCGCTGGCCATCGTTAAGATGAAGGAGCTGTGCCGCATGTACGCCAAGAAGGACGCCAACGAAAAGGACAGCTGGAAGGCGGTGGCGCAGGACGTGTGCGACACGGTGGGCATCGGGGAAGAGAGGAGCCCCCCGTCGGAGGagggaggagcaggaggagagGCCGGCGAAGGTGGAAAAGCCTACGACCTGAAGGCTCACATCAACAAGCTAACGGACATCTTGGAG GAAGTGAAGCTGCAAAACAACATGAAGGATGAGGAGATCAAAGCGCTGCGTGACCGAATGATCAAGATGGAGAGCGTCATACCCGTCAAGGTGGAGGGCGCTGCGTCTGAGCAG AGCGAGCAGGTTAACAGCGAAGAAGCGGAGGGGCCTCCGCCGAGGGAGGACCGTGTGCAGCGTCTCATGGAGGAGGACCCGGCGTTCAGGAGAGGGCGTCTCCGCTGGCTGAAGCAGGAACAACAGAGGATCGTCAACCTGCAACAGCAGAACATCAGTAAGAAGCTGCGGGGCCTCAACCAAGGCGAACCTG GTCAGATTGTGCATCTCCCCGGGACGGGACGCTTCATCCCTCCCCAGGACTGCAAGCTTAAGTTCCCCTTCAAGAGCAACCCTGCGCACCGCTACTCGTGGGGACCGGCCAGTGCCGCCCTGCAGGCGCTGGGTTTAGGAGAGGGGGGGCTTCCGGGGGAGGGAAGGGGAGGAGCCGAGGGAGGTGGGGAAGACGGGACCCCGGTTCCTCCTTTCCAGTCACCGCCCCCGCGCATTCGCAGCCCTAGCCCGCAACGCGCCTGGCAACAGAGGAGCCACAGCAACCAGCGGCAGCCGCGCTACCGCCGAAACTCATTCGACGGCTCCGCCCATAGCAACGGTAACCACGACGAGCAGCAGCAAAGGGGCGGGGCTCACCAAGGAAGACCAAGGCAGAGGAGGGGGCCGTCACCTGGGCCGGGTGGACACCGGGGGGGAGGTGATGTGGGCTTCCTCTACAACCAACATCCTGCCCCTCCTCCTCACCACCATCATCAGCATCTTCATCATCCCTACTACAACCCCCACAATGCACCATTTCCAAACTTCCAtcccgccccgccccctcccgccCAAATCCTCCTGGGTCCGCCCTTGACCGGTTGGGGCTTCACTACGCCGCCGCCACGAATGAGACGACAGTTCAGTGAGCCGGACCTCAACAACCAGCAAGCCCCCTCTGACCTCTGA
- the kif1ca gene encoding kinesin-like protein KIF1C isoform X3 produces the protein MAGASVKVAVRVRPFNARETGRNAKCVIQMQGNTTCIVNPKQPKEAAKNFTFDHSYWSHTTPDEPTFASQRQVYQDIGEEMLLHAFEGYNVCIFAYGQTGAGKSYTMMGKQETGQEGIIPQLCEDLFQRTGGNTDPDLTYSVEVSYMEIYCERVRDLLNPKSQETLRVREHPILGPYVEDLSKLAVTGFPDIHDLMVAGNKARTVAATNMNETSSRSHAVFTIVFSQRRRDLLTQLDTEKVSKISLVDLAGSERADSSGAKGTRLKEGANINKSLTTLGKVISALADMQSSKKRKSDFIPYRDSVLTWLLKENLGGNSRTAMIAALSPADINYEETLSTLRYADRAKQIRCNAIINEDPNAKLIRELKGEVERLRSLLFAQGLHELIHNQGGVSSALTITAIGTVDPKDSASSGVFELSESADVNHLPDGEEEVATETISKEEAAERLLETEKIMAELNETWEEKLRKTESIRLEREALLAEMGVSIKEDGGTLGVFSPKGTPHLVNLNEDPLMSECLLYYIKEGFTRVGQQDVDIKLSGHFIKEIHCVFVSETNEQGEVVVTLEPLVGAETYVNGKQITEAVVLKQGNRIVMGKNHVFRFNHPEQARLERERSVTAEQQGEPEDWTYAQRELLEKQGIDIKLDMEKRLQDMETQYRKEKEEADLLLEQQRLYADSDSGDDSDKRSCEESWRLISSLREKLPANKVQSIVKRCGLPSSGKRREPQRVYQIPQRRRISKDPKRVTMEDLRLQAVKEICYEVALGDFRHSRQEIEALAIVKMKELCRMYAKKDANEKDSWKAVAQDVCDTVGIGEERSPPSEEGGAGGEAGEGGKAYDLKAHINKLTDILEEVKLQNNMKDEEIKALRDRMIKMESVIPVKVEGAASEQSEQVNSEEAEGPPPREDRVQRLMEEDPAFRRGRLRWLKQEQQRIVNLQQQNISKKLRGLNQGEPGQIVHLPGTGRFIPPQDCKLKFPFKSNPAHRYSWGPASAALQALGLGEGGLPGEGRGGAEGGGEDGTPVPPFQSPPPRIRSPSPQRAWQQRSHSNQRQPRYRRNSFDGSAHSNGNHDEQQQRGGAHQGRPRQRRGPSPGPGGHRGGGDVGFLYNQHPAPPPHHHHQHLHHPYYNPHNAPFPNFHPAPPPPAQILLGPPLTGWGFTTPPPRMRRQFSEPDLNNQQAPSDL, from the exons ATGGCGGGTGCGTCGGTCAAGGTGGCGGTGCGCGTCCGCCCGTTCAACGCCAGAGAGACGGGCCGCAACGCCAAGTGTGTCATCCAGATGCAGGGCAACACTACct GCATCGTCAACCCCAAGCAGCCCAAAGAAGCGGCCAAGAACTTCACTTTTGACCACTCTTATTGGTCGCATACCACG CCCGATGAGCCGACCTTTGCGAGCCAGCGACAAGTGTACCAAGACATCGGCGAGGAGATGCTGCTGCACGCCTTCGAAG GTTACAACGTGTGCATTTTTGCGTACGGACAAACCGGGGCGGGGAAGAGCTACACCATGATGGGAAAGCAGGAGACGGGGCAGGAAGGCATCATTCCACAG CTGTGCGAGGACCTGTTCCAGAGGACGGGGGGCAACACGGATCCCGACCTGACCTATTCAGTGGAG GTGTCCTACATGGAGATCTACTGCGAGCGTGTTCGAGATCTGTTGAACCCAAAGTCCCAGGAGACCCTGCGGGTGAGGGAGCACCCCATCCTGGGACCCTACGTGGAGGATCTGTCCAAACTGGCCGTGACCGGATTCCCTGACATTCACGATCTGATGGTTGCCGGTAACAAAGCCAG AACGGTGGCGGCCACCAACATGAATGAGACGTCGTCGCGCTCTCACGCCGTCTTCACCATCGTCTTCAGCCAGCGGCGCCGAGATCTCCTGACCCAGCTGGACACGGAAAAG GTCAGCAAGATCAGTTTAGTTGATCTGGCGGGAAGTGAACGCGCTGACTCCTCAGGAGCCAAAGGAACCCGACTCAAG GAAGGAGCAAACATCAACAAATCTCTCACCACACTGGGAAAAGTCATCTCTGCTCTGGCCGACATG CAGAGCAGCAAGAAAAGGAAAAGCGACTTTATACCCTACAGAGACTCGGTGCTGACCTGGCTCCTCAAAGAGAACCTGG GCGGAAACTCTCGCACAGCTATGATCGCCGCTCTCAGTCCTGCCGACATTAACTACGAAGAAACCCTCAGCACTTTGAG GTACGCCGACCGAGCCAAGCAGATTCGCTGTAACGCCATCATCAACGAAGACCCCAACGCCAAACTGATTCGAGAgctgaaaggggaagtggaacgactGCGGAGCCTCCTCTTTGCTCAGGGCCTGCACGAGCTCATCCACAACCAGG GGGGCGTATCCTCAGCGCTGACTATCACGGCCATTGGGACGGTCGATCCCAAAGACTCCGCCTCTTCAGGTGTGTTTGAACTTAGTGAGTCGGCGGATGTCAATCATCTTCCGGATGGGGAAGAGGAGGTTGCCACGGAAACCATCAGTAAAGAGGAGGCAGCTGAGAGACTGCtg GAGACAGAGAAGATCATGGCTGAGCTCAACGAGACTTGGGAGGAGAAGTTAAGAAAAACGGAATCCATCCGTTTGGAGAG GGAGGCGCTCTTGGCCGAGATGGGCGTGTCCATTAAAGAAGATGGGGGGACTCTGGGTGTCTTCTCTCCTAAAGGG ACTCCACACCTTGTCAACCTGAACGAGGACCCTCTCATGTCCGAGTGCCTCCTTTACTACATTAAGGAAGGGTTCACCAG ggtAGGACAGCAGGACGTGGACATCAAGCTGTCTGGTCACTTCATCAAGGAGATccactgtgtgtttgtgagtgagACCAACGAACAAGGAGAAG TGGTGGTCACTCTGGAGCCGCTGGTGGGGGCGGAGACTTACGTCAATGGGAAGCAGATCACGGAGGCGGTAGTCCTCAAGCAAG GGAACCGCATCGTGATGGGCAAGAACCACGTGTTTCGCTTCAATCACCCGGAGCAGGCCCGGCTAGAGCGGGAGCGCAGTGTCACGGCCGAGCAGCAGGGGGAGCCAGAGGACTGGACTTACGCTCAGCGGGAGCTCTTGGAGAAACAAGGCATTGACATCAAACTGGACATGGAAAAGAG GCTTCAGGACATGGAGACGCAGTACCGCAAGGAAAAGGAGGAGGCCGACTTGCTGCTGGAGCAACAGCGGCTG TACGCAGACAGCGACAGCGGAGATGATTCCGACAAACGCTCGTGCGAGGAAAGCTGGAGGCTTATCTCCTCCCTCAGGGAAAAACTACCTGCCAACAAG GTGCAGTCCATCGTGAAACGTTGTGGTCTTCCCAGCAGCGGAAAGAGGAGAGAGCCTCAAAGAGTCTATCAGATTCCTCAGAGGAGGCGGATCAGCAAAGACCCCAAGCGCGTCACCATGGAAGATCTTCGCTTGCAAGCTGTCAAAGAGATCTGCTACGAG GTCGCGCTGGGAGACTTCCGACACTCGCGGCAGGAGATCGAGGCGCTGGCCATCGTTAAGATGAAGGAGCTGTGCCGCATGTACGCCAAGAAGGACGCCAACGAAAAGGACAGCTGGAAGGCGGTGGCGCAGGACGTGTGCGACACGGTGGGCATCGGGGAAGAGAGGAGCCCCCCGTCGGAGGagggaggagcaggaggagagGCCGGCGAAGGTGGAAAAGCCTACGACCTGAAGGCTCACATCAACAAGCTAACGGACATCTTGGAG GAAGTGAAGCTGCAAAACAACATGAAGGATGAGGAGATCAAAGCGCTGCGTGACCGAATGATCAAGATGGAGAGCGTCATACCCGTCAAGGTGGAGGGCGCTGCGTCTGAGCAG AGCGAGCAGGTTAACAGCGAAGAAGCGGAGGGGCCTCCGCCGAGGGAGGACCGTGTGCAGCGTCTCATGGAGGAGGACCCGGCGTTCAGGAGAGGGCGTCTCCGCTGGCTGAAGCAGGAACAACAGAGGATCGTCAACCTGCAACAGCAGAACATCAGTAAGAAGCTGCGGGGCCTCAACCAAGGCGAACCTG GTCAGATTGTGCATCTCCCCGGGACGGGACGCTTCATCCCTCCCCAGGACTGCAAGCTTAAGTTCCCCTTCAAGAGCAACCCTGCGCACCGCTACTCGTGGGGACCGGCCAGTGCCGCCCTGCAGGCGCTGGGTTTAGGAGAGGGGGGGCTTCCGGGGGAGGGAAGGGGAGGAGCCGAGGGAGGTGGGGAAGACGGGACCCCGGTTCCTCCTTTCCAGTCACCGCCCCCGCGCATTCGCAGCCCTAGCCCGCAACGCGCCTGGCAACAGAGGAGCCACAGCAACCAGCGGCAGCCGCGCTACCGCCGAAACTCATTCGACGGCTCCGCCCATAGCAACGGTAACCACGACGAGCAGCAGCAAAGGGGCGGGGCTCACCAAGGAAGACCAAGGCAGAGGAGGGGGCCGTCACCTGGGCCGGGTGGACACCGGGGGGGAGGTGATGTGGGCTTCCTCTACAACCAACATCCTGCCCCTCCTCCTCACCACCATCATCAGCATCTTCATCATCCCTACTACAACCCCCACAATGCACCATTTCCAAACTTCCAtcccgccccgccccctcccgccCAAATCCTCCTGGGTCCGCCCTTGACCGGTTGGGGCTTCACTACGCCGCCGCCACGAATGAGACGACAGTTCAGTGAGCCGGACCTCAACAACCAGCAAGCCCCCTCTGACCTCTGA
- the kif1ca gene encoding kinesin-like protein KIF1C isoform X2 gives MAGASVKVAVRVRPFNARETGRNAKCVIQMQGNTTCIVNPKQPKEAAKNFTFDHSYWSHTTPDEPTFASQRQVYQDIGEEMLLHAFEGYNVCIFAYGQTGAGKSYTMMGKQETGQEGIIPQLCEDLFQRTGGNTDPDLTYSVEVSYMEIYCERVRDLLNPKSQETLRVREHPILGPYVEDLSKLAVTGFPDIHDLMVAGNKARTVAATNMNETSSRSHAVFTIVFSQRRRDLLTQLDTEKVSKISLVDLAGSERADSSGAKGTRLKEGANINKSLTTLGKVISALADMSSKKRKSDFIPYRDSVLTWLLKENLGGNSRTAMIAALSPADINYEETLSTLRYADRAKQIRCNAIINEDPNAKLIRELKGEVERLRSLLFAQGLHELIHNQANNHDSSSGGVSSALTITAIGTVDPKDSASSGVFELSESADVNHLPDGEEEVATETISKEEAAERLLETEKIMAELNETWEEKLRKTESIRLEREALLAEMGVSIKEDGGTLGVFSPKGTPHLVNLNEDPLMSECLLYYIKEGFTRVGQQDVDIKLSGHFIKEIHCVFVSETNEQGEVVVTLEPLVGAETYVNGKQITEAVVLKQGNRIVMGKNHVFRFNHPEQARLERERSVTAEQQGEPEDWTYAQRELLEKQGIDIKLDMEKRLQDMETQYRKEKEEADLLLEQQRLYADSDSGDDSDKRSCEESWRLISSLREKLPANKVQSIVKRCGLPSSGKRREPQRVYQIPQRRRISKDPKRVTMEDLRLQAVKEICYEVALGDFRHSRQEIEALAIVKMKELCRMYAKKDANEKDSWKAVAQDVCDTVGIGEERSPPSEEGGAGGEAGEGGKAYDLKAHINKLTDILEEVKLQNNMKDEEIKALRDRMIKMESVIPVKVEGAASEQSEQVNSEEAEGPPPREDRVQRLMEEDPAFRRGRLRWLKQEQQRIVNLQQQNISKKLRGLNQGEPGQIVHLPGTGRFIPPQDCKLKFPFKSNPAHRYSWGPASAALQALGLGEGGLPGEGRGGAEGGGEDGTPVPPFQSPPPRIRSPSPQRAWQQRSHSNQRQPRYRRNSFDGSAHSNGNHDEQQQRGGAHQGRPRQRRGPSPGPGGHRGGGDVGFLYNQHPAPPPHHHHQHLHHPYYNPHNAPFPNFHPAPPPPAQILLGPPLTGWGFTTPPPRMRRQFSEPDLNNQQAPSDL, from the exons ATGGCGGGTGCGTCGGTCAAGGTGGCGGTGCGCGTCCGCCCGTTCAACGCCAGAGAGACGGGCCGCAACGCCAAGTGTGTCATCCAGATGCAGGGCAACACTACct GCATCGTCAACCCCAAGCAGCCCAAAGAAGCGGCCAAGAACTTCACTTTTGACCACTCTTATTGGTCGCATACCACG CCCGATGAGCCGACCTTTGCGAGCCAGCGACAAGTGTACCAAGACATCGGCGAGGAGATGCTGCTGCACGCCTTCGAAG GTTACAACGTGTGCATTTTTGCGTACGGACAAACCGGGGCGGGGAAGAGCTACACCATGATGGGAAAGCAGGAGACGGGGCAGGAAGGCATCATTCCACAG CTGTGCGAGGACCTGTTCCAGAGGACGGGGGGCAACACGGATCCCGACCTGACCTATTCAGTGGAG GTGTCCTACATGGAGATCTACTGCGAGCGTGTTCGAGATCTGTTGAACCCAAAGTCCCAGGAGACCCTGCGGGTGAGGGAGCACCCCATCCTGGGACCCTACGTGGAGGATCTGTCCAAACTGGCCGTGACCGGATTCCCTGACATTCACGATCTGATGGTTGCCGGTAACAAAGCCAG AACGGTGGCGGCCACCAACATGAATGAGACGTCGTCGCGCTCTCACGCCGTCTTCACCATCGTCTTCAGCCAGCGGCGCCGAGATCTCCTGACCCAGCTGGACACGGAAAAG GTCAGCAAGATCAGTTTAGTTGATCTGGCGGGAAGTGAACGCGCTGACTCCTCAGGAGCCAAAGGAACCCGACTCAAG GAAGGAGCAAACATCAACAAATCTCTCACCACACTGGGAAAAGTCATCTCTGCTCTGGCCGACATG AGCAGCAAGAAAAGGAAAAGCGACTTTATACCCTACAGAGACTCGGTGCTGACCTGGCTCCTCAAAGAGAACCTGG GCGGAAACTCTCGCACAGCTATGATCGCCGCTCTCAGTCCTGCCGACATTAACTACGAAGAAACCCTCAGCACTTTGAG GTACGCCGACCGAGCCAAGCAGATTCGCTGTAACGCCATCATCAACGAAGACCCCAACGCCAAACTGATTCGAGAgctgaaaggggaagtggaacgactGCGGAGCCTCCTCTTTGCTCAGGGCCTGCACGAGCTCATCCACAACCAGG cCAACAACCATGACTCCTCCTCAGGGGGCGTATCCTCAGCGCTGACTATCACGGCCATTGGGACGGTCGATCCCAAAGACTCCGCCTCTTCAGGTGTGTTTGAACTTAGTGAGTCGGCGGATGTCAATCATCTTCCGGATGGGGAAGAGGAGGTTGCCACGGAAACCATCAGTAAAGAGGAGGCAGCTGAGAGACTGCtg GAGACAGAGAAGATCATGGCTGAGCTCAACGAGACTTGGGAGGAGAAGTTAAGAAAAACGGAATCCATCCGTTTGGAGAG GGAGGCGCTCTTGGCCGAGATGGGCGTGTCCATTAAAGAAGATGGGGGGACTCTGGGTGTCTTCTCTCCTAAAGGG ACTCCACACCTTGTCAACCTGAACGAGGACCCTCTCATGTCCGAGTGCCTCCTTTACTACATTAAGGAAGGGTTCACCAG ggtAGGACAGCAGGACGTGGACATCAAGCTGTCTGGTCACTTCATCAAGGAGATccactgtgtgtttgtgagtgagACCAACGAACAAGGAGAAG TGGTGGTCACTCTGGAGCCGCTGGTGGGGGCGGAGACTTACGTCAATGGGAAGCAGATCACGGAGGCGGTAGTCCTCAAGCAAG GGAACCGCATCGTGATGGGCAAGAACCACGTGTTTCGCTTCAATCACCCGGAGCAGGCCCGGCTAGAGCGGGAGCGCAGTGTCACGGCCGAGCAGCAGGGGGAGCCAGAGGACTGGACTTACGCTCAGCGGGAGCTCTTGGAGAAACAAGGCATTGACATCAAACTGGACATGGAAAAGAG GCTTCAGGACATGGAGACGCAGTACCGCAAGGAAAAGGAGGAGGCCGACTTGCTGCTGGAGCAACAGCGGCTG TACGCAGACAGCGACAGCGGAGATGATTCCGACAAACGCTCGTGCGAGGAAAGCTGGAGGCTTATCTCCTCCCTCAGGGAAAAACTACCTGCCAACAAG GTGCAGTCCATCGTGAAACGTTGTGGTCTTCCCAGCAGCGGAAAGAGGAGAGAGCCTCAAAGAGTCTATCAGATTCCTCAGAGGAGGCGGATCAGCAAAGACCCCAAGCGCGTCACCATGGAAGATCTTCGCTTGCAAGCTGTCAAAGAGATCTGCTACGAG GTCGCGCTGGGAGACTTCCGACACTCGCGGCAGGAGATCGAGGCGCTGGCCATCGTTAAGATGAAGGAGCTGTGCCGCATGTACGCCAAGAAGGACGCCAACGAAAAGGACAGCTGGAAGGCGGTGGCGCAGGACGTGTGCGACACGGTGGGCATCGGGGAAGAGAGGAGCCCCCCGTCGGAGGagggaggagcaggaggagagGCCGGCGAAGGTGGAAAAGCCTACGACCTGAAGGCTCACATCAACAAGCTAACGGACATCTTGGAG GAAGTGAAGCTGCAAAACAACATGAAGGATGAGGAGATCAAAGCGCTGCGTGACCGAATGATCAAGATGGAGAGCGTCATACCCGTCAAGGTGGAGGGCGCTGCGTCTGAGCAG AGCGAGCAGGTTAACAGCGAAGAAGCGGAGGGGCCTCCGCCGAGGGAGGACCGTGTGCAGCGTCTCATGGAGGAGGACCCGGCGTTCAGGAGAGGGCGTCTCCGCTGGCTGAAGCAGGAACAACAGAGGATCGTCAACCTGCAACAGCAGAACATCAGTAAGAAGCTGCGGGGCCTCAACCAAGGCGAACCTG GTCAGATTGTGCATCTCCCCGGGACGGGACGCTTCATCCCTCCCCAGGACTGCAAGCTTAAGTTCCCCTTCAAGAGCAACCCTGCGCACCGCTACTCGTGGGGACCGGCCAGTGCCGCCCTGCAGGCGCTGGGTTTAGGAGAGGGGGGGCTTCCGGGGGAGGGAAGGGGAGGAGCCGAGGGAGGTGGGGAAGACGGGACCCCGGTTCCTCCTTTCCAGTCACCGCCCCCGCGCATTCGCAGCCCTAGCCCGCAACGCGCCTGGCAACAGAGGAGCCACAGCAACCAGCGGCAGCCGCGCTACCGCCGAAACTCATTCGACGGCTCCGCCCATAGCAACGGTAACCACGACGAGCAGCAGCAAAGGGGCGGGGCTCACCAAGGAAGACCAAGGCAGAGGAGGGGGCCGTCACCTGGGCCGGGTGGACACCGGGGGGGAGGTGATGTGGGCTTCCTCTACAACCAACATCCTGCCCCTCCTCCTCACCACCATCATCAGCATCTTCATCATCCCTACTACAACCCCCACAATGCACCATTTCCAAACTTCCAtcccgccccgccccctcccgccCAAATCCTCCTGGGTCCGCCCTTGACCGGTTGGGGCTTCACTACGCCGCCGCCACGAATGAGACGACAGTTCAGTGAGCCGGACCTCAACAACCAGCAAGCCCCCTCTGACCTCTGA